In the Ilumatobacteraceae bacterium genome, one interval contains:
- a CDS encoding phytanoyl-CoA dioxygenase family protein produces the protein MVESLQTCALLENVLADDDLVALKQACQRAMRRDDPIPSYVMLDDLASPVYQKVHRCIDETLGEQVFYLNDFYLYSDESFGAPWHMDTELFTFARCVNAWILLSPGEIESPLSFIDDMNAGADVDFHSVSANDEDFVFTNYRTRKRLTRSRDEVDEQRVDAPTVKAGDILLIDPKRFHRTKTTVPKHALVFKFLLKGENGFMSDYQVPPMFWAEIAIFKDLVENSAEWSDVLDGIRGQLRTEHGRTALSAGFFPDRIELYRKMAATL, from the coding sequence ATGGTCGAGTCATTGCAGACGTGCGCGCTCCTCGAGAACGTTCTGGCGGACGATGACCTCGTCGCCTTGAAGCAGGCGTGTCAGCGAGCGATGCGACGTGACGATCCGATCCCCAGCTACGTGATGCTCGATGATCTCGCCTCCCCCGTCTACCAAAAGGTGCATCGGTGCATCGACGAAACGCTCGGGGAACAGGTCTTCTACCTGAACGACTTCTACCTGTACTCGGACGAGTCGTTCGGCGCTCCCTGGCACATGGACACCGAGTTGTTCACGTTCGCCCGTTGTGTGAACGCTTGGATCCTGCTCTCGCCAGGCGAGATCGAGAGCCCGTTGTCGTTCATCGACGACATGAACGCTGGCGCCGATGTCGACTTCCATTCGGTCTCGGCGAACGACGAGGATTTCGTGTTCACCAACTATCGGACGCGAAAGCGTCTGACCCGGTCTCGAGACGAGGTCGACGAGCAGCGCGTCGATGCCCCCACGGTCAAGGCAGGTGACATCTTGCTGATCGATCCGAAGCGGTTCCATCGCACGAAGACCACCGTGCCGAAGCATGCGCTCGTCTTCAAGTTCCTCCTGAAGGGCGAGAACGGGTTCATGTCGGACTACCAGGTGCCGCCCATGTTCTGGGCCGAGATAGCGATCTTCAAAGACCTGGTGGAGAACAGCGCCGAGTGGTCGGACGTCTTGGATGGCATCCGCGGGCAGCTCCGGACCGAACACGGTCGGACGGCGCTCAGCGCAGGGTTCTTTCCGGACAGGATCGAGTTGTACCGGAAGATGGCTGCAACGCTCTGA